DNA from Rhodopirellula bahusiensis:
GCTCAAGCGGCGGCCGCGGCCATTCCAAACACAGCGATGGTGGTCACCAACGACATCGCAACGGTCAACGACATTCACCCGCCAAACAAACAAGACGTGGGTAAACGTCTGGCCGACCTCGCGTTGCGTTATGACTACGGAAAGACGGACTTGGTCGCAGACAGCCCTGAATTGGATTCCGTGCAAACGCAGGACGGCAAACTGCGTCTGAGTTTCAAAAACACCGGCGGTGCACTTCAAACCAGCGACGGCAAAGCACCGAATTGGTTCGAAAACATTGGCCCAAACTCCGGCGGGTTCCAAGCGGCAACGGCGAAGATCGAAGGCGACGAGATTGTCCTGTCGTCCGACAAAGTCCAGCAACCAACCGCGATGCGATTCGGCTGGGACAAACTCGCCGAACCCAATCTGCGTGGAGCGACCGGCCTGCCGCTTTCGGCGTTTCGAGCTGGCAAGGTCCCCGAATTCGCACAAACAATTCCCGGCGCGGACGAATACGAATTGGTCTACGAGTTGGATTTGAGCAAACTGGGATCGTCGATTCAGTACGACGTCGACCATCACGAAAGCATTTCCAAATTCGATCGAGTGGCTTACCTGGTGTCGCTGGAAGATGCCGGCGGCAATGTGAAGTCGGTCTTCGTCAGCATGGATGCCTTCACCGATGACATCGCGAAAATTGGCATTCCGACCGCTGATGCAAAGGCGAAGTTTCAACAGTCGGTTGAGTCGATGACTGTCTACGGCAGCGACAGCAGCGTGTCGTCAGGTGCCGAAATTAAAAATGGCCGAATCGAGTTTTGGCCGAACAATTACAGCCCCAGCAACGCTGACAAGGTTCCCGGCGCGTCTGGAACCGCCTTCGACTTTGGCGATGAACCTGGAATGCCGGTCAGCGGTTATGGCTGCATGCAGGTTCACAATGTCGATGCACGCCAAACCGTATTTGCAATCAACAATTGGAAGAATGGACCAAATGCGGATCTGGGAATTGGCAATCACTCAGGCGAGCACAAGGATTGGACATTCACCAGCAATGCGTCGCAGTATGCGAGCAAGAAACTGCAGGTCTTGGTCCGCCCAGTGAAGTGACACCAAAGCCGCGAGTATCAATGTCGCCCCTCGGCTCCGACCGATGGATGATCGGATACCATCGAACGGAGTCGGTGGGCGACAGCAACGTATAGCAACGACAGTAAGCTGTCGCACGTTGGTCTCCAACGTGAGTTTGCGCTCATCTCGGTGGGGGACCACCGAGCTACAGGTTGAGGCTTGCGGTGATGGTTCGGTGCCTCAATGGTTGGCTTGGCCTTTGATGGTTCGCTGAGCGACTTCCCAGGCTTCGTTCAGGTGCTCGGCGTAGTCATCCGATGACAGCAGGTTTTCTTCCGACGTGTTGCCGCGAATTTCGATCAGCCATCCGTCAACGTAGGGCGATGCATTGATGACCGATGGCTCATCCAATGCGTCACCGTTGATCGCGACCAGCTCTCCAGCGATTGGCGAGAACAAATCGCTCTCGGCTTTCTTGCTCTCGATCGATCCGATTGTCTTGCGAGCCGTCAAAGGTGTGCCCGGTTCGACGAGCCAATCAAGAAAATAGACGTCTTGTAGCAAACGCACCGCGTAAGCTGACAAACCAAACCGCCACACGCATTGGTCATCGCCTGATGCCGCGGATTGGTCTGGCGATGGCGTCGCCCACATATGATTTTTCGCGTAGCGATAACCCTTGGGGAACGAAGCATCAAATTCGCCCATCGCGAACTTGAACTGCTCTCCTGGATTCGGATCGGATTCGTTCATTTGGATCAAGCTCGGTGGATCAATTGGCTGGGGCGATATCAATTTCGCCATGCACGAAACCTTGCGGGAACACCCGTTCGAACTTGCTGGTCGCGACGCGTTTCCACAATCCTGTGCGTCCGACGACCTTGCCCACTCGCGTCACCGGAACGCCCCAGTCGGTCGATTCTATGATCGCAGCTTGCTCGGGTGAAACGCAAAAGATCAATTCGAAATCTTCCCCGTCGCTCCAAGCATGCTCGAGCGGCGTCCGTCCACTCTTCTCAGAAAAGCGATGTGCGGCTTCCGAAATCGGCAGCGTCTCGAGCTCCAATTCCGCTCCCATGCGACTGGCCGCCAGCATCCGATCCAGATCCAAGCTGAAGCCGTCGCTGACATCGATCGCCGCGTGCACGTCGACTTTCTCTTTCAGCTTCGCAGCCAATTCGACTCTCGGTTCGGGTCGAAGGTGCCGGCCCAGCAAACTGCCGCCGAGCGATCCGGTGACGAACAGTGCGTCGCCTTCTTCGGCTCCCGTTCTCAGCCAAGGTTTTTCCACCCATCCGAGCAAGGTGATGCTGATCGAGAGCGGACCGTCGTAAGTCGAAAGATCACCGCCGGCAATCGCGACGTTGTACTTCTGAGCTGCTTCGAGAATGCCCTCGTAAACTTCCCCCGCGATCTCCGTCGCATTTTCAGCCGGCAACGCCAGCGTCACCAAAGCCGACGAAGGTGAGGCGCCCATCGCTGCGATGTCGCTGAGGTTGATCGCCATGGCTTTGAAGCCGATGTCGGACAGTGACTGTTCCTGGGAACGAAAATCAACGCCATCGAGAATTTGATCGGTGCAAGCGACCTGACGAAGTTGGGGCTGATCGGACGCGGGGGTTCCGGGCCAGTCGATCACGGCTGCATCGTCGCCAATACCGACGGCGACCTGGGGCAATTGGCGAGTTCGGCCGCGGAGGTAAGCGAGAAAGGACTGTTCCATTCTGAAATTCAGCTTCGTTGTCAGGGGGATTGGGGCAGCGAGCAATCATCATTGGCCAATTGGCTCGCCGATCGCAATCACTCACAGCTTACTCGGCAAGCAATTGCTCGATGCTCCCTCGCATCTGTTGCTCGCCGGGTGTGCCTTGCCAATTCATTTCACCCTGCCACCATCGACGAATGAACCCCTTCTTGTCAATCAAGTAGGTGGTCGGCCACATGGTATTTCCCCAAGCATTCCAATTGCCCGATTCTTCGTCGAACAAAACCGGGTATTCAAAACCGTCCTTTTCCACAGCAGCCAAAACGCGTTCTCGATTTCGCTCGGCAGACGTTTCGGGCCTTTGGATTCCGATCACGACCAAACCTTGATCGGCCATGTCGTCATGCCAAGCCTTGTAGTGCGGGAAGTTCCGTTGGCAATTGATGCACTGAAACGCATAGAAATAAACCGCGACGACTTTGCCACGCAAATCTTCCATCGTTTCGGGTTCGCCTTGGATCCACTCCGCACCTTCGAGCACAAACTCGGGGGCTCGTGGGTAGGTTCGTTGGACCTTTGAAAAGTCAAAGGTTTTTCCCAACAGAGTTCCGATCTTGGCTTGCTGATCCCGAGTCAAAAGGCCAACCAGACTCTGCCGCTCACGAGCCTGAATCGCAGCGACATCCTTTGCTGCGTCGGTGGCTTCCATCTCTTTGTCCGCGACCTGCTTCTGCAATTTCGCGACTTCTTCGTCCGTCGCCGCAAAGGTTTCCTTCAGCTTTTCAACCTGGCTCTCGCTCAACTCCAACGCCGCGACAGCATCCGGATGAACGACGAAGCGGGTTCCTGCCGCTTGCTTTTCGAGTTGCTTCAACCGGTTCATCTGGTCAGCTGACAAAACGCTGGACAATCGGCTTTTCAGCATCGCCGTCAATTCGCGAATTTCGGTCGATTGCTTCTCCAAAGGAGCGATCCGGTTGACCCACCAACGAGGATCGACCTCGCCGATGGCCTCGTAGACCTGATTGATTTGGTCCGTCGAAAGCTGCAGTTCCGCGTGCACCGAATCGTCGCGAATCATCTGCAGGACGAAAGGCGAAGCCGCGGGCTCGGCGGCCGAGGTTGAGTGCGAGACCGAAGAGGCAGTCGATAGCCCCAACACCCCAGCGAACAAGATTAAGAAAACTCGAATCGACATCGGGAATCTCTTTTAAAAAGACAGGGTCGCTAGAGGAGAAGCAGTATTAGAGGACCATGGTTGAGGCAGATTCAATTCACGAAGTGCCGCGGTTGCCTAAGCAACTGATCCGGTGCGAAATGGTTGTTTTCGCCCACTTCCCGCCAATGAACCGTCTTCGTGACGATCACCCCAAACGGGCCGGCACCGGGAATTGCAGGCTGAATTTAGTTCCACGTCCGGTTTCGCTTTGGACGGAAATGCGTGCCCCGTGGGCTTCAATGATCTTTCGAGCGGTCGGCAATCCGAGTCCCGACCCGCCATCTTTCGTGCTGTAGAACGGCTCGAACATGTGCAGCACGGTGTTGTCGTCGACTCCGGTTCCGGTGTCGATTAAATCCAAATTCACGCCGCCGCGCGTGCTGTAGGTTCGCGCCCAAAGCTGGCCACCATCGGGCATCGCCTCCAATGCGTTTTTCACCAGATTCATCAGTGCCGACTGCAACGCGTCGCTGTGCAAACGAATCGACGGCAGATCAGGATCGAGGTAGCGCTGCAGTTCGACGTCCTGAGAATCGGCTTGAGCCTGGTAGGCGTCGAGGACTTGTTGAATTTGGTCGTTCAGACTGCCGGGGACCAAATCGATGTGGCGCAATCGAGCGAAACGTAAGAAATCCCGCAGCAGCCCTTCCATGCGTTCGCATTGATTGCGGACCATGTCGACTCGATTTTGGCAGCGACGACTCGACGGAGAATCAATCTCCATCAAATCTTCGCTCAGCAAATCGATGTTCATGTGAATGATGGAAAGCGGGTTTTTGATCTCGTGGGCCAGCGACCCAGCGAGTTCCGCTAGCTCTTCGTAGTGGCTGCGTGCCTCTTGCATCTCCGCTTCGTGCCGTGCTTGCTCGCGAGACCGATCGCTGCGATTCGAATGAGCAGGGGAGCGTTCAGCGCCCGACTGGGCACCTGGATTTTCCGAAGGCAATGCGTCGTCGTGACTGGAAAAAATCGGCTCGGACATGAATGAACGCGGGAAAAGGGCGGGCAACGGATCGGCCCCATCTCTCCGGAGGGCTCAGGGCCGGTCCATTGTACCGCTCAATCGTCCCGCTGCCGATTGCCACCCTCCCGATTTCGAGGTCGTGCCGCTTTCAAGTTGTTGGTTTGCAAAGCGTTTCTCATCACCCTCCCCTTGGAGGTTGTGCAGTTTTATTTCACCCTCCCTTTGGGAGGGTCGGCCCGCTTCGGGCCGGGGAGGGTTACGCGCTGGTTCCGATGCTCGACCCTCCCCTCGCTTCGCTCGACCCTCCCACGGGGAGGGTGATGAGAAACGCTTGGCAACACAGCAGTTAAAAACGGCACGCCCTTTTCCAGGCGAGTGCCCAGAGGCAGCCCCGGCGTGGAATCGCACCGGAGACGAGAGGTCATTCACGACCTCGACGAACGTGTGCTTCGCAGCTAAAACATTCGATTCGCTCATTTCTTTCCCCGAACGATCTCGATGGGTCGCAAATGTCCTCCGCTGCCGCAGCTTCCGAAACCACTCAGAACTCCGATCCGTACATTCAATCGCTGTTTGCCGAACGAATTGGCGGAGCGAACTACGGCAAAAGCACCGAGATCTACAAGTTCGAAAAAATCAAGCGAGCCAAGCGAAAGGCCCTGGCTGATCACCCCGAACGCCAACTGTTGGATTTCGGAATCGGTGAAAACGATTCCATGGCCGACGCTTCGATCCGCGAAGTGATGGGCCGGGAAATCAATCAAGTCGAAAACCGTGGCTACGCCGACAATGGCGTCTCGGAATACAAGGAGGCCGCCGCTCGGCTGATGCAGCGTCAATTCGGCGTGAAGCTGGATCCTGAAACGCAAATCAACCACTGCATCGGCAGCAAACCAGCCTACGCGATGTTACCGGCGTGTTTCATCAACCCGGGCGACATCACCATGATGACCGTGCCAGGCTATCCGGTCGCTGGCACTCACACTCGTTACTACGGCGGCGATGTCTACCGTTTGCCATTGTTGGCCGAGAACAATTTCTTGCCCGACTTGGACGCGATCCCAGACGATGTGTTTCGTCGCACCAAGTTGATGATTTTGAACTACCCCAATTCGCCCACCGGCGGCACGGCACCAAAGTCATTCTTCGAAGACGTGGTCGCGCTCGCGAAAGAAAAAGAGTTCGTCGTCGTCAACGATGCCGCTCACATCATGCTGACCTTCGACGGCAAACCGACCAGCTTCCTGGAAGTTCCGGGTGCGTTGGATGTCGGCGTCGAAGTCCACTCGATGAGCAAAGGCTACGACATGATCGGATGGCGAATGGGATTCGTCGCTGGTCACCCGCTGGTCGTCAAAGCGTTCTCGGACGTCAAAGACAACAGCGACAGCGGTCAGTTCATCGCCACTCAAAAAGCGGCTGCCGCGGCGCTGGACGATGACTCGATTCCAGAACGCATTCGCACCAAGTACCGTCGCCGGATGGAAAAACTGGTCAAGGTCCTGCGTGATTGCGGCTTCGAAGCTGAGATGCCCGGAGGAACTTACTTCCTTTACACGAAATCTCCTTCGGGAACCGCGAGCGGCGAAACCTTTGCCGCGGCCGAAGACGCAACCCGATTCCTGATCGAAGAAAACGGCATCGTCACCGTGCCGTGGGATGACGCCGGTTCGTTCCTTCGCTTCAGCGTGACCTACATCGCAGAAGACGAAGCCGCCGAAGACGCTTTGATGGCCGAAACGGCAGCCCGGTTGAGCGGAGCCGGTTTCCAATGGAAATCCTAGGCGGTCCCCACTTCGCAGTCGCGGGTGCCGGCGAAAGCCACGGCCCCGCGGTCACCACGATCATCCATGGATCCCCCGCGGGATTCCGGATTCGTCGCAGCGATGTGCAACCGTTCCTCGACCGACGTCGGCCGGGCGGCAACAAACACGGCACGCCCCGAAACGAAAAAGACAAAGTCGTTTTTCTGTCGGGGCTGTACCAGGACGACACCGACGCGTTGCTGACCGGATCGAGACTGACGGTTGATGTCGACGACCAATCGTTCGAAACAGAAGGCTACGAAAACGGCTTCACGACCGGTGAACCGATCGCTGCAATCGTTCTTTCGACCAGCAAGAAATCGGGCGACTACACCCAGTTCAGCGGTCCCACCGGCGAAGTCCGTCCGGGTCACACCGACCTGGTGAAGTTTCATCAATCCAAAGGCTTCGTCGACGTTCGCGGCGGAGGCCGATCGAGCTACCGATCGACCATCACCGATGTGATCGGCGGCAGTGTCGCTCGCATTATCTTGCGTGAATGCTTTGGAACCCGGTTCGTCTCTTCCATCTGCCAAGTCGGTTCACTCAAGGCCGAACGTAGCTTGGCGGATTCACTGACAATCGAAAACGTCGACGAGATTGAAAACTCGCTCGGCGAGGCGGAGATCGCGTCGATCGATTCCGACTTCGCAAATGAAGCGGGCGAGCTGATCAAAGAAACTCGTAAACGCGGTGATTCCCTCGGCGCGGCCGTCGAAGTGGTTGCCGTCGGCGTTCCACCGTTGCTGGGACAACCACTGTATCAAAGCCTGAAGGTTCGCCTGATGGGAGCACTCGGTGGACTCAACGCGGTGCAGTCCTGCGAGATCGGATCGGGCGTGGATGTCATTCCGCGAACCGGAAGCGAGAACAACGATCCCATTCGCAGCGGAGGATACCAATCCAACACGCACGGTGGATTGATCGGTGGCATCACGACGGGCAATCCATTGGTCGCGAGAGTCGGATTCAAACCCACTTCGACGATCAACCTGCCGCAAGATTCCGTCAACAAGCAATTGGACGAAATCGAATTCGAGCTGGCGAAGGGCCGGCACGATCCGTGCGTTGGCGTTCGAGCCGGCGTGACTCTGGAATCACGCATGGCGATCGAGCTGCTCAACTCAGTGTTGGCGTATCAAGCCACCGCTCATTGCGGCGACTCGATTCAGCTATTTTAAATTAGCGAACGTTGCTCGCTCGGTCGAAATCGAGCGAGTTATGCATCGACGATTCTCAGATCGCTTCGCTGCCTTCGAACAGAGACACTTCGGCTCCGTCGAGGAAGCTGACCAGTGACTTGGCTCGGTAGGGTTGTTGCAATTTGCGAACAGCCTTGCTCTCGATCTGGCGAACACGTTCGCGGGTGACCTGGAAAATCCGGCCCACTTCTTCCAACGTGTAGGTGTAGCCGTCGGCCAAGCCATATCGCAAACGAAGGATCTCCCGTTCGCGATAGTTCAGTGTTTCCATTGCCAAGTCGATCTGATGCTTCAGAGCTTCGCGGTTGGTTTCGACCAATGGATCGTCGTCGCGGTGGTCTTGCAGGAATTCTCCGAAGACGCTGTCGTCATGATCGCCCACCGGTTGATCCAATGACAACGGTTGACGGCTCATCTTCAGAATCACGCGTGTGTCATCGAGCGACAAACCACTGCGTTTGGAAACTTCTTCGGCGGTGGGTTCGCGACCGTGTTCCTGAACCAAGTCACGTGTGATTTGGCGAATCTTGTTCATCGTGTCGATCATGTGCACAGGCACGCGAATCGTTCGACTTTGATCAGCGATCGCTCGCGTGATCGCCTGACGAATCCACCATGTTGCGTAGGTGCTGAACTTGTACCCACGGGCGTGTTCGAACTTGTCGACCGCTCGCATCAACCCTGTGTTGCCCTCTTGAATCAGGTCCAAGAACGACAGACCACGGTTGCGATACTTCTTCGCGATCGAAACGACCAATCGCAAGTTGCCCGCTGACAAGACTCGTTTGGCCGCGTCGTAGTCGTCGCGAAAAGTGTCGCAACGGTCGACTCGGCGAGACAACGTGCGAGGTGTTTCGTAGGTCAAACGCATCAGGCTGCGGAGCTCGGATCGTAGTTCATCCACCGATGGCATACCGGGCATGGTTGAACGATGAGCATCGGCCAAGATCGCTTTGATCTCTTGCATGCGTTCGCAACTGCGACGCAGCTTTTCGAAGATGGGTTGCAGCTTGTTGGTTCGAAGATTCATTTCCTCGACCAGACGAACCGCTTTGTTTCGGCGGATCACCAGGTTCCGCCAAGCGGCACGGCGACGACGCATCGGTAGCGACGAATTGATCGCCACCATGTAGTCACCGCGATTTTCACGCAGCAGGTAATCCAGCGTCCGTGTGTTTGGAACGATTCGCTTCATGATCGCTTTTTTCTCGGCCGCGTTTGTCACGCTGACTTCGATGGTGCGGTCCAGACGCAACTGTTTGTCGCGGACTTGTTGCAGCAATTTCAGGGCTGCTTGCAACATGAAATCGGTTGCCATCATGCAATGACGATAGCGTTCCCGAGTGGCTTCGATCTGCTGGGCAGCGGCCACCTCCTGATCTCGTGTCAGCAATGGGATCTGCCCCATTTGCATGAGATACATCCGCACGGGATCTTCTGTCGGGTCGGTTGGAAACTCGTCGCGACGCGAAACAGCGTCCTCATCCCCCGTCGAACCCGATTCAATTTCCTCGGAAATAGAATCCGAGAATTCTTGGCCCATTGTGCGAGACCGGCGATTCACCGAATCCTCGGCATCAAAGGCGTCGTCCTGCAAGCTACGGCGGCTGAGCTTCTTTCCCATCAAGGTCTCCTCGACACCCGAAACAACATCAACACGGTTGGGTGAATGAGACCAAGCACCGGCGGTGCCAGTCGCCTGCTGAGGCAACGCATAAATCATAGCAAACCGTTGTCGCATAAAGGTTTAGACGGACGAACCGCCTACGGGGTGGATAAGCTTGCGACGTGGCATGTGGGTTCCAGACATCACCAATGTTGCGTTCCCGCAACGCTCGATGAAAAACCACCACACGCCTCAACTTCGTGACTATTGGATGCACGACGTTCCCCCGCCTCGCATACAAAAACGTAGGTCACGTCTGAGTGATGTCACACAAGATTCGGAATTCGTTGTCATCATTTTGGCCCGATGGATGGAACAACCAAGCCGGTCCGTGGGGACTACACTCCACCCGACCAGCTACAGCAAACCTTCCATGAGCTGCATCGGTGAATCAGGGTGCCCCACCGTCCGCTACAACGATCCCCACCCACCGTTTAAACTCGCTCGTCGCGTCAAAGCAAATTGCTTGGTCGCGCAAGCGGTCCATACAATTGGACGCACCTCGACGATGCGAAGTTCCGTGGAGCCCTCGAATGCGACTGGATGAATTGGATGAGTGACTGGGCCGACTACGCGCCGCTGAGCCCCGAGGATGTCGCCGATCCCTCTCGTGTCGCCAAATCATTGGCTGCGATCGCCGGCAGCGGGGTTTCAGATGACCTGTTGCAGTTGCTGTGGTCCAGTTTGGTGGAGCACCTGCATCTGACCGACGATCCCGACGAATCGATCGATCGATTGAGTCAGTTCATCGGCGTCTCTCGTAGCCCGATGGCTCTGCTCGCGTTGTTCGAACGTGATCCAATGATGCTGCCAGCGTTGCTGCAGGTCCTCAGCACCAGCCCGGCGATCGCGAAACTGCTGATCAACGACCCGGAAAGTTTCGATCTGATCCGAGCCAGTGATGGCTCCCCAGCCCAACGATCGGTCTTGGTCGACGAGCTGTCCGGCGAGATGAAAACGATCCAATCGAATCGCCGTGCTGCGTTCGCCATCCGAAGATTCGCGAGTCGAGAAATCTTGCGGATCGCGTACGGCGAATTTGTTCGGGGACTTCCGCCGGACAAGGTTCAATCTCAGATCAGCTTTGTCACCGATGCGATCATGGAAGCGGCCCTGGCTTTTGCCACTTCTTCCATTTCCGCCAAACGATCCATCCCTCAACGCATCGACGGAAGCCAGCCTCAGTTTTCGATCATCGCACTTGGCAACTACGGCGGTCAAGAAATCGGCTACGAATCGCAGTTGGACCTGTTGCTGCTGTGTGACCAAATCGACCGCAAAAACGCCAGTCACATTGAATTTCATCGGCAAGTGGCTCGAAGTCTGGTCGAATTGCTGCAATCCAATGGCAGCCAAGTGATCCCCTTCACCCTGCGTTTCGACCATCAACCGACACAGAACGAAATGACGTTGTCGGACACGCAACGCTTGGGCGTTCAATCGTCTCGTCTTCAGTCATCACTGGGACGACAAACGTCTGACAATTCGAGCACGGTCAGTTCAGGAGCGGACGTTGATTTCTTTGGCATCAACGAAGCCGCGACGCACTACGAACGTAATGGTCGCACTTGGCAACGGTTGGCATTTGTAAAAGCGCGTCACGCCGCGGGAAAAGAATCTCTGTCCCAGTCGTTTCTAAAACGCATCGAACCGTGGGTCTATCACCATTTGTTGACCCGCAGCGAAATCGCGGACATTCGTGTGCTGCGTCGAAAGTTGGAAAAGCGAGCCGTCGCGACTTCTTCCACCAACGGCACTCCTATCGCCGATGTGCCGGGAGGTCGCCGCGACATTGAACTCACAATCCAGTTCTTGCAATTGCTGCACGGAGGTGACCTGCCCGACGTTCGTGTCACCGGAACGCTGCCCGCGATCTCTGAACTGTCACGCCACGGTTGCCTGACGTCTCAAGAAGCCACGATCCTGTCGACCAACCACGCGAAACTTTGTCGACTGGAACATTTGTTGGCGGTGTTGTTTGATCACCGAATCTCACACTTGCCCGAAGAACGCGATGTGCGTTCCCGTCTCGCTTGGCGATTGGGAGTCCGCACGGAATCCGAGAGCGGCAAAGCGATTCATATCCAAGGCGACGCGGATCGATTCGAGAAGATGCTGCAGGAAACGTTTGATGTGAATCGCAAGATCATCAATCACTTGATGGTCGATGAAGTCCCGCCGAGCGAGACTTCAGAAGCCAGCGAAAGCTCTGGTTCCGCCGCCAATAATGAAGCTGGATCGCTGCACGATTTAGCCGTCATCACTGAACTGATTCTGGATCCTACTCCAGACATGGACGTGTTCCAACAAACGGTTGCTCAGTATCGATTCGACAATGTGCCGCAAGCCATTTCAAACGTGCTCGCGCTCAGCCAAGAAACCGTTTCGTTTCTTTCGCCTCGCCGGTGCCGTCACTTCTTCGCCGCCGTCGCCCCGCGCGTCTTGCAAGAGATCGCAGCTTCGCCCGATCCCGATTCGACGCTCGCGCGATTGGTCGCGATGACGGACTCGATTGGTGCCAAAGCCACTCTTTGGGAACTGCTTCGAACCAACGATGCAACGTTAAAGCTGACCATTTCGATGTGTTCGCTGGCGCCGTATCTGACGAACATCTTGATTGATCATCCGGGAATGATCGACGAGCTGATCGATTCACTGGTGATGGATCGCCTTCCAACAACTGAACGACTGGACGCCCAAACCATTCGGCTGTGCGATGGAGTCGATGAGATTGTCGATGTCCTGCGTCACGTCAAAGCGAGTGCTCATCTGATGATCGGCGTTCGCGATTTGCTGGGCAAAGAATCGATTGACTCAATCAGTCGTTCGCTGACCGATATCGCTGAAGCCTGCTTGCGACGAGTGATCGACCAGGAACACGAACTTCTCGCTCAGCGATACGGCGATCCCCTCGATAAAAATGGCGAGCGATCAGAATTGGTCGCGGTGGCGTTGGGGCGTTTCGCGGGCGGCGAAATGAACTACCACAGCGATCTGGACCTGACGTTTGTGTACACGGCTGAAGGCGAGACCAAACGCCGAGTCGGTGGCCCTCGATCGACGCTTTCCAATCGCCAATTCTTCAATCAACTCGCGGGCAATATCCTTCGTCGAATGGACCAATCCATCGAAGGTCGTTTGTACGAGATGGACTTGCCCTTCGCCGGTGGTGCGGATGAGTCCGTGTTGGCGATGTCACGAGACCAATTCATCAAACCGTTTCGTCAACGAACCGCTTCGCTTTGGCAGTCCGTCACCTTGTGCAAAGCGAGGCCTATCTCCGGCTCTCGCGAAGCTCGCGAATCAATCGAACAGATGCTTCGCAGCGTGACCCGCGGTGTCAGCTGGCGAGACAGCATGAACGGCGATCTTCGCGATTGGCGAGAGAACAGTGAATCGACAG
Protein-coding regions in this window:
- a CDS encoding [protein-PII] uridylyltransferase family protein, with protein sequence MSDWADYAPLSPEDVADPSRVAKSLAAIAGSGVSDDLLQLLWSSLVEHLHLTDDPDESIDRLSQFIGVSRSPMALLALFERDPMMLPALLQVLSTSPAIAKLLINDPESFDLIRASDGSPAQRSVLVDELSGEMKTIQSNRRAAFAIRRFASREILRIAYGEFVRGLPPDKVQSQISFVTDAIMEAALAFATSSISAKRSIPQRIDGSQPQFSIIALGNYGGQEIGYESQLDLLLLCDQIDRKNASHIEFHRQVARSLVELLQSNGSQVIPFTLRFDHQPTQNEMTLSDTQRLGVQSSRLQSSLGRQTSDNSSTVSSGADVDFFGINEAATHYERNGRTWQRLAFVKARHAAGKESLSQSFLKRIEPWVYHHLLTRSEIADIRVLRRKLEKRAVATSSTNGTPIADVPGGRRDIELTIQFLQLLHGGDLPDVRVTGTLPAISELSRHGCLTSQEATILSTNHAKLCRLEHLLAVLFDHRISHLPEERDVRSRLAWRLGVRTESESGKAIHIQGDADRFEKMLQETFDVNRKIINHLMVDEVPPSETSEASESSGSAANNEAGSLHDLAVITELILDPTPDMDVFQQTVAQYRFDNVPQAISNVLALSQETVSFLSPRRCRHFFAAVAPRVLQEIAASPDPDSTLARLVAMTDSIGAKATLWELLRTNDATLKLTISMCSLAPYLTNILIDHPGMIDELIDSLVMDRLPTTERLDAQTIRLCDGVDEIVDVLRHVKASAHLMIGVRDLLGKESIDSISRSLTDIAEACLRRVIDQEHELLAQRYGDPLDKNGERSELVAVALGRFAGGEMNYHSDLDLTFVYTAEGETKRRVGGPRSTLSNRQFFNQLAGNILRRMDQSIEGRLYEMDLPFAGGADESVLAMSRDQFIKPFRQRTASLWQSVTLCKARPISGSREARESIEQMLRSVTRGVSWRDSMNGDLRDWRENSESTAGPNNLKRGAGGLVDIELIAAVGVLRMASDDDFPLHANTVKCLEELSRADCYSNDDVETLARNYRTLRSIEGKLRLLNTVARHELPLGFDDEEAPLELKQLASLAGAESPGELLSQCEIVRQENRELLNRLVPK